A stretch of the Filimonas lacunae genome encodes the following:
- a CDS encoding sugar-binding domain-containing protein — MFSKSILVCFCLFTSIAAIVAQPVVASNERSVLWDNSWKFALADDPEAALPGYNDKEWLHLNIPHDWSIAGQTSPDNPMKGAGGYFPAGIGWYRKAFTVPASWKGKKVAIYFEGVYMNAEVFINGKSLGKHPYGYTAFYYDLTPYLQSNAVNLLAVRVNNADQINSRWYSGSGIYRHVWLTITNPVHIAQWGIGVTTPEVTDVHAKVVVKTLVKNESDVAEKLEVVTQVLGKQQQQSVKTKTLLELPPHAQQTITQEVQVIKPRLWQPETPVLYQARVQVNKGGKAIDAQTIVFGIRSLQFTTQNGFQLNGKTIKLNGGCVHHDNGCLGAAAYDRAEERKAELLKAAGFNAVRTAHNPPSEAFLNACDKLGLLVIDEAFDGWRESKNKYDYSLYFDEWSEQDVQSMVLRDRNHPSIICWSIGNEIIERKKPEAVTTARRLSQAVKAIDTTRPVTSAMTTWDKNWEMFDTLFAAHDVGGYNYQLHRALADHARVPSRIIMQTESYPKDAFFCWNMVQQYPYIIGDFVWTAMDYLGESGIGRYYYPGEPAGEHWEKEFYPWHGAYCGDIDVTGWRKPISHYRDMLYNNKEKLYMAVKEPNPHKGVIKTTLWAVWPTWESWTWPGYENKPVEVEIYSRYPAVRLYLNNQLVAEKPTGKEQEYKAVIPVPYTSGVLKAVGIENGKEVNPVLLRTADKAAMITAVADRKVIHANGHDLSYVTVEIKDKQGVLQPNASHQLNFTITGPGEIAGVDNGDLKDICLYVANTRKAWHGRAMVVIKSKTTAGAIRLKVEGEGLKTTELTVKSSY, encoded by the coding sequence ATGTTTTCCAAATCCATATTGGTTTGCTTTTGCCTGTTCACTTCTATCGCTGCTATTGTAGCTCAGCCGGTTGTTGCCAGCAATGAACGTTCTGTTTTATGGGATAATAGCTGGAAATTTGCGCTGGCAGACGACCCGGAAGCCGCATTACCGGGGTATAACGATAAAGAGTGGTTACACCTGAATATACCGCACGACTGGAGTATTGCAGGGCAAACCTCCCCGGATAACCCGATGAAAGGCGCCGGCGGGTATTTTCCGGCAGGTATAGGCTGGTATCGTAAAGCATTTACTGTACCTGCTTCCTGGAAAGGGAAAAAAGTTGCTATTTACTTTGAGGGGGTATATATGAATGCCGAAGTGTTTATCAATGGTAAATCGTTGGGTAAACATCCTTATGGCTATACTGCTTTCTATTACGATCTTACTCCTTATCTCCAAAGCAATGCAGTCAATTTGTTGGCAGTACGGGTAAATAATGCAGACCAGATTAACAGCCGCTGGTACAGTGGCTCTGGCATTTACAGGCATGTGTGGCTTACCATTACCAACCCGGTGCATATTGCACAGTGGGGGATAGGGGTAACAACTCCGGAAGTAACTGACGTCCACGCAAAGGTGGTGGTGAAAACGTTGGTGAAGAACGAAAGCGATGTTGCCGAAAAGCTGGAAGTAGTAACACAGGTGCTGGGTAAACAGCAACAACAATCGGTAAAAACAAAAACACTGCTGGAGTTGCCACCACATGCGCAACAAACGATAACGCAAGAGGTGCAGGTAATAAAGCCGCGTTTGTGGCAGCCGGAAACGCCGGTATTATACCAGGCCCGTGTGCAGGTGAATAAAGGCGGAAAAGCTATAGATGCACAAACAATTGTTTTTGGTATACGCTCCTTACAGTTTACCACGCAAAATGGCTTTCAGCTGAATGGTAAAACGATTAAACTCAATGGTGGCTGTGTGCATCACGATAATGGATGCCTTGGAGCTGCTGCTTACGACCGGGCAGAAGAACGCAAAGCGGAATTGTTGAAAGCCGCGGGCTTTAATGCCGTAAGAACAGCGCATAACCCACCTTCGGAAGCCTTTTTGAATGCTTGCGACAAACTGGGCCTGCTGGTGATAGACGAAGCTTTTGATGGCTGGCGTGAAAGCAAGAATAAATACGATTATTCCCTGTACTTTGATGAGTGGAGCGAACAGGATGTGCAGTCGATGGTACTGCGCGACCGCAATCATCCTTCTATTATTTGCTGGAGCATTGGCAACGAAATTATAGAGCGTAAAAAGCCGGAAGCCGTAACCACTGCCCGCCGGCTTTCGCAGGCTGTAAAAGCCATTGATACTACCCGGCCTGTTACCTCGGCCATGACCACCTGGGATAAAAACTGGGAGATGTTTGATACCCTGTTTGCCGCACATGATGTAGGGGGATATAACTACCAGTTGCATCGTGCACTGGCTGATCATGCCCGTGTGCCTTCCCGTATTATCATGCAAACAGAATCTTATCCAAAGGATGCATTCTTTTGCTGGAACATGGTGCAGCAATATCCTTATATCATTGGTGATTTTGTATGGACCGCGATGGACTACCTGGGCGAATCGGGTATAGGCCGTTATTATTACCCGGGCGAGCCGGCAGGGGAGCATTGGGAAAAAGAATTCTACCCCTGGCACGGTGCCTATTGTGGCGATATTGATGTAACCGGCTGGCGAAAGCCCATATCGCATTATCGCGATATGCTGTATAACAATAAGGAAAAGCTATACATGGCAGTAAAAGAGCCTAATCCACACAAAGGAGTTATTAAAACCACTTTATGGGCGGTATGGCCTACCTGGGAAAGCTGGACATGGCCTGGTTATGAAAACAAGCCTGTAGAGGTAGAGATCTATTCCCGGTACCCGGCTGTTCGCCTGTATCTGAATAACCAGTTGGTGGCAGAAAAGCCTACCGGTAAAGAGCAGGAATATAAGGCGGTGATACCAGTACCTTATACGTCCGGAGTGTTAAAGGCAGTAGGGATAGAGAACGGTAAGGAAGTAAACCCGGTGCTACTGCGCACGGCAGATAAGGCAGCAATGATTACAGCAGTGGCCGATCGCAAGGTGATTCATGCCAACGGACATGATCTGTCTTATGTAACAGTAGAGATAAAAGATAAACAGGGTGTGCTACAACCTAACGCTTCGCATCAATTGAATTTTACCATTACAGGGCCGGGCGAAATTGCCGGTGTAGATAACGGCGATTTGAAGGATATATGTTTATACGTGGCTAACACACGAAAAGCATGGCATGGCCGTGCCATGGTGGTGATAAAAAGTAAAACTACTGCGGGTGCTATCCGGCTAAAAGTAGAAGGAGAGGGATTGAAAACAACAGAGCTAACGGTGAAAAGCAGCTATTGA
- a CDS encoding response regulator transcription factor, protein MKQIIDAPSIYHLLSRRQLQILRMIVEGKTDKEIANSLNISFNTVRTHHQNILNRTGQHSTGGLILFALRNDVSQLV, encoded by the coding sequence GTGAAACAGATTATTGATGCCCCCTCCATCTATCACTTGTTAAGCAGACGGCAACTTCAGATTTTGCGAATGATTGTAGAAGGAAAAACTGATAAGGAAATAGCCAATAGCCTTAATATCAGCTTTAACACTGTGAGAACACACCACCAGAATATACTCAACCGCACCGGGCAACACAGTACCGGTGGCTTAATACTATTTGCATTAAGGAATGATGTAAGCCAACTGGTATAA